Proteins found in one Verrucomicrobiia bacterium genomic segment:
- the cysS gene encoding cysteine--tRNA ligase yields the protein MTKDSFKLTNTLSRSLEELRPLHAPEVLVYTCGPTVYNFPHIGNIRTFIFEDVLVKSLRRFGYAPKRVMNITDVGHLTDDADEGEDKMEVGARREGVTAWDIAKKYEEAFLDDLAAFQLETPEIMVRATDTIQEQIQFIQELESRGFTYRTSDGVYFDSSKVPDYGKLARLDVAGLQEGIRVAVGEKRNKTDFALWKFSGEAGKRHMEWQSPWGVGFPGWHIECSAIIRSTLGDEIDIHCGGADHIFVHHPNEMAQSESVTGKPLARMWLHSEFLLIDGGKMSKSLGNVYTRADLEERGIDPLAFRLFTYSANYRARLNFTWEGVNSAAAQLRRLRQHYQAVAEGEWTEVLNSYQERLNAALADDMNMSVVLAVVWEVLNADLTPREKRAFLEDAGTILSLDLGKQENQGIPEEVSRLLEEREKARADQDWDRSDALRNQMADLGYHVKDTASGQEVLKI from the coding sequence ATGACGAAGGACTCCTTTAAGCTAACTAATACCCTTTCCCGCTCCCTGGAAGAACTCCGGCCGCTTCATGCGCCGGAGGTCTTGGTTTATACCTGTGGGCCAACGGTGTATAACTTCCCACATATTGGGAACATCCGCACTTTTATCTTTGAGGATGTCTTGGTGAAGAGCCTTCGCCGCTTTGGATATGCCCCAAAGCGTGTCATGAATATTACCGATGTTGGCCACCTGACCGATGACGCAGACGAAGGTGAGGACAAAATGGAGGTTGGGGCACGCCGTGAAGGTGTAACTGCCTGGGATATCGCCAAGAAATACGAGGAAGCTTTTCTCGATGATTTGGCAGCGTTCCAGTTGGAGACACCGGAAATCATGGTGCGTGCTACGGATACCATCCAGGAGCAAATCCAGTTTATCCAAGAGTTGGAAAGCAGGGGTTTTACCTACAGGACTAGTGACGGTGTTTATTTCGACAGCAGCAAAGTGCCTGACTACGGCAAGCTTGCCCGCTTGGATGTCGCCGGCCTACAGGAGGGGATCCGGGTAGCGGTAGGGGAGAAGCGGAACAAAACAGACTTTGCCTTATGGAAGTTCTCAGGTGAAGCCGGTAAGCGGCATATGGAATGGCAAAGTCCTTGGGGAGTTGGTTTTCCAGGTTGGCACATAGAGTGCTCCGCCATTATCCGCAGCACGCTCGGGGACGAAATTGATATCCACTGCGGCGGGGCAGACCATATCTTTGTCCATCACCCAAACGAGATGGCTCAAAGCGAGTCTGTAACCGGAAAGCCTTTGGCGCGCATGTGGCTCCATAGCGAGTTCCTCCTTATCGACGGTGGGAAAATGAGCAAGTCCTTAGGTAACGTATACACGCGGGCTGACCTGGAAGAACGGGGGATAGACCCTTTGGCGTTCAGGCTTTTTACCTATAGTGCCAACTACCGCGCCAGGCTCAACTTTACCTGGGAAGGGGTAAATAGTGCCGCCGCACAGCTTCGCCGTCTCCGCCAACACTACCAAGCCGTTGCAGAAGGGGAGTGGACTGAGGTACTTAATTCATACCAGGAGCGGCTGAATGCAGCATTGGCCGATGATATGAATATGTCAGTGGTCCTCGCCGTCGTGTGGGAGGTGCTCAACGCAGACCTTACACCGAGAGAAAAGCGTGCATTCCTTGAAGACGCCGGTACTATTCTCTCCCTGGACTTAGGGAAGCAGGAGAACCAGGGGATTCCTGAGGAAGTCTCCCGCCTCCTTGAAGAACGCGAAAAAGCCCGCGCCGATCAAGACTGGGACCGCTCTGACGCACTCCGTAATCAGATGGCAGACCTTGGTTACCATGTGAAGGATACTGCCTCTGGCCAAGAGGTTCTCAAAATCTAG
- the topA gene encoding type I DNA topoisomerase yields the protein MADNLVIVESPAKAGTIAKYLGPNFQVVASMGHIRDLPSSKLGVDVDSAFAPQYIIPTKAKKTVTSLKNAVKGKKCVYLATDLDREGEAIAWHIQAALGLEDQKAIIVRRITFDEITKTAILKAIEEPRDIDNLLVDAQQTRRVLDRLVGYTLSPVLWRKVYKGLSAGRVQSAALRLVVDREREREAFNPVEYWSMKAELLKKDGNEPFTASIALFEGNKIDQLTITNQETADRMAEAVRDAVFTVTGLESKEVRRKPSAPYTTSTFQQDAVNKLGMSAKNAMRTAQRLYEGGFITYMRTDSVELSTEALTAIRSHIERHHGADYLPGTPNTYSSKKRAQEAHEAIRPTDLSKKGGDVSGDVGMQKVYDLIRRRTLASQMTPAVLEQAAAMITAGPAVFRATGQRVVFPGFLAASDEEKEDALLPDLKEGEVLTLKNLSTEQHFTEPPARFSEATLIKALEEQGIGRPSTYAPTIATLVERNYVRVEQRRLIPEDVGKVVTDLLKEHFPNIVDLTFTATMEESLDQVAEGKRGYTELLSEFWGPFHKQVEEKTESIERVNMEKETDTPCPTCGAMMVEKRGRFGPFLACPKYPECKTTMPLSVIKPTGLMCPICGKPLLERKAKRGVFFGCSGYPKCTFAIWKRDQVPTKIAELEAEGTEMPFKEQALEMAAKPVESPEEVVDASETA from the coding sequence ATGGCAGACAACCTTGTAATCGTAGAGTCACCCGCCAAGGCGGGTACCATCGCTAAATATCTGGGACCAAATTTCCAGGTTGTAGCAAGTATGGGACACATCCGGGACCTTCCCAGTTCAAAGCTGGGGGTAGATGTTGATAGTGCCTTTGCGCCTCAGTACATCATTCCAACAAAAGCAAAAAAGACCGTTACCAGCCTCAAAAATGCCGTAAAGGGCAAGAAATGTGTGTATCTTGCAACGGACTTGGACCGCGAAGGAGAGGCAATTGCCTGGCATATTCAGGCCGCCCTTGGCCTTGAGGACCAAAAGGCTATTATAGTGCGTCGCATTACCTTTGATGAAATTACCAAGACCGCTATCCTTAAGGCTATTGAAGAGCCGCGGGACATCGACAACCTCTTGGTAGACGCCCAACAGACCCGCCGTGTCTTGGACCGCCTGGTTGGCTACACGCTTTCGCCAGTCCTCTGGCGCAAGGTTTATAAGGGCCTTTCCGCTGGGCGCGTCCAGTCCGCTGCGTTGCGCCTCGTTGTAGATAGGGAGCGTGAACGGGAGGCTTTCAACCCCGTTGAATACTGGAGCATGAAGGCGGAACTTCTCAAAAAAGATGGCAATGAGCCGTTTACGGCCAGCATTGCCCTTTTTGAGGGTAATAAAATTGATCAGCTCACCATTACTAACCAGGAAACGGCTGACCGTATGGCGGAAGCGGTGCGGGACGCTGTCTTTACCGTAACTGGTTTGGAGAGCAAAGAAGTGCGCCGCAAGCCTTCGGCCCCTTATACTACCTCTACCTTCCAACAGGATGCCGTAAACAAGCTTGGCATGTCTGCCAAGAATGCCATGCGTACGGCGCAAAGACTGTACGAGGGTGGTTTCATCACCTACATGCGTACTGACTCCGTCGAGCTCTCAACGGAAGCGCTTACCGCTATTCGTAGTCATATTGAGCGTCATCATGGTGCAGATTACCTGCCAGGCACGCCAAATACCTACAGTTCCAAGAAACGGGCACAAGAGGCCCACGAAGCCATCCGTCCTACGGACCTCTCAAAGAAGGGGGGTGACGTGAGTGGTGATGTTGGCATGCAAAAGGTCTACGACCTTATTCGCCGTCGCACCCTTGCCTCACAAATGACCCCGGCTGTCTTGGAGCAGGCCGCCGCCATGATTACGGCGGGTCCTGCCGTCTTCCGTGCCACCGGCCAGCGTGTCGTATTCCCAGGTTTCCTTGCAGCATCTGACGAAGAGAAGGAGGACGCGCTACTGCCTGACCTGAAAGAAGGGGAGGTCCTTACTCTTAAGAACCTCAGTACCGAGCAGCACTTCACAGAGCCGCCAGCCCGGTTCAGTGAGGCCACCCTTATCAAAGCCCTTGAAGAGCAAGGAATTGGCCGCCCGTCCACCTACGCACCTACCATTGCGACATTGGTTGAGCGCAACTATGTCCGCGTAGAGCAGCGCCGCCTTATCCCTGAAGATGTGGGTAAAGTAGTCACAGATCTCCTTAAGGAGCATTTTCCTAACATCGTAGACCTTACCTTCACAGCCACTATGGAGGAGAGCCTTGACCAGGTAGCTGAAGGAAAGCGCGGCTATACAGAGCTTCTTTCTGAATTCTGGGGCCCATTCCACAAGCAGGTAGAAGAAAAGACGGAAAGCATTGAGCGGGTGAACATGGAAAAAGAAACAGACACCCCATGTCCAACCTGTGGCGCCATGATGGTAGAAAAGCGCGGGCGTTTTGGACCGTTCCTAGCCTGTCCTAAATATCCAGAGTGCAAAACCACCATGCCACTCTCCGTCATTAAGCCAACCGGTCTCATGTGTCCTATTTGTGGCAAGCCGCTTCTGGAGCGTAAGGCCAAGCGAGGTGTATTTTTTGGCTGCAGCGGGTATCCTAAGTGTACTTTTGCTATCTGGAAGCGGGACCAAGTGCCTACCAAGATTGCCGAACTAGAAGCAGAAGGTACAGAAATGCCGTTTAAGGAGCAGGCGCTCGAAATGGCTGCTAAACCAGTAGAATCCCCAGAAGAAGTAGTCGATGCCAGCGAAACTGCCTGA
- the recR gene encoding recombination mediator RecR translates to MPAKLPEPVQTMIDTFSRLPGVGPKMAARLTFHLLQKSSFDIGRFITAMEGIQQGLRPCEQCGHISTDPLCAVCSETGRETGQICVVEGSLDVIALEKAGSYHGLYHVLGGVLSPMDGIGPDQLRISLLVHRIETRANAGEQTEIIMATNLSLEGEATASYIAKELQSFVSGGTLKLSRIARGLPMGSDIEYADPTTLARALEGRNTVPYGDSRN, encoded by the coding sequence ATGCCAGCGAAACTGCCTGAGCCCGTCCAGACCATGATCGACACCTTTAGCCGGCTCCCAGGAGTCGGGCCAAAGATGGCGGCTCGTTTAACGTTCCACCTCCTCCAAAAGTCTTCTTTTGATATCGGGCGGTTCATTACGGCCATGGAAGGCATCCAGCAAGGCCTTCGTCCTTGTGAGCAGTGTGGTCACATTAGTACGGACCCGCTTTGTGCGGTCTGCAGCGAAACGGGAAGGGAGACTGGGCAGATTTGCGTAGTGGAGGGATCGCTCGATGTTATCGCCTTGGAGAAGGCGGGAAGTTACCATGGTTTGTACCATGTTCTCGGAGGGGTTCTCTCGCCAATGGACGGAATCGGTCCGGACCAGTTGCGCATTAGCTTACTGGTGCATAGAATTGAAACGCGCGCCAATGCTGGGGAACAAACGGAAATCATCATGGCTACTAACCTTTCTCTGGAGGGTGAGGCCACTGCAAGCTACATTGCTAAGGAGTTGCAGTCGTTTGTTTCCGGCGGTACGCTGAAACTTAGTCGAATTGCTCGGGGGCTTCCTATGGGAAGTGACATCGAGTATGCAGATCCAACTACATTAGCCCGTGCCCTTGAGGGGCGTAACACGGTACCGTATGGCGATTCACGAAACTGA